One Rhinoraja longicauda isolate Sanriku21f chromosome 19, sRhiLon1.1, whole genome shotgun sequence genomic window, agtccctgatgatatgagagttaacagtcctgatggcctgtgggaagaaactccgtcacaTCCTcttcgttttcacagcgtgacagcggaggcgtttgcctgaccgtagcagctggaacagtccgttactggggtggtaggggtcccccatagtgttgctggctctggatctgcacctcctgatgtataggtcctgcaggggggcgagtgtagttcccatagtgcattcggccgaatgcactactctccgtaGAGCCTTCctatcctgggcagagctgttcccaaaccagattgtgatgttcccggacaagatgctttctacagccccagagtagaagcactgaaggatccttagAGAGACtttaaatttcctcaactgtctgaggtggtaaaggtgctgccttgccttactcaccagtacagcaatgtgtgttgttcatgtcagatcctctgtgatgtggactcccaggtatttaaagctgctcaccctatccacagtagtcccatttaactccagtggcgtgtatgtcctcggatgttgagcccttctaaagtctacaatcagctccttagtttttggaacattcaagaggaggctgttgtcctgacaccagagtgccagatcagccacctcctcccggtgggccttctcatcgttatcggagatcaggcccaccaccacagtgtcatcagcaaacttgatgatggaattggagctgaacctggccacacagtcatgtgtgtacagggagtacagtagggggctaaggacgcaaccctggggtctaaagaagggtctcgattcgaattgtcacctattccttttctccagagatgctgtctgacccgctgagttactccagctattacatgtaaaccagcattggctgttccttcctgcacacgggtttacaggttaattggcttctgtaaatttcccctcgcgagaaagtgggataacgtagaattagtgtgaacggggcgattgatggttggcgttgattcaatagacaataggtgcaggagtaggccattcagcccttcgagccagcaccgccattcaatgcgatcatggctgatcactctcaatcagtaccccgttcctgccttctccccataccccctcactccgctatccttaagagctctatccagctctctcttgaaagcatccaacgaactggcctccactgccttctgaggcagagaattccacaccttcaccactctctgactgaaaaagttcttcctcatctctgttctaaatggcctaccccttattcttaaactgtggccccttgttctggactcccccaacattgggaacatgtttcctgcctctaatgtgtccaatcccctaattatcttatatgtttcaataagatcccccctcatccttctaaattccagtgtatacaagcctaattactccagcctttcaacatacgacagtcccgccattccgggaattaacctagtgaacctacgctgcacgccctcaatggcaagaatatccttcctcaaatttggagaccaaaactgcacacagtactccaggtgcggtctcaccagggcccggtacaactgtagaaggacctctttgctcctatactcaactcctcttgttacgaaggccaacattccattggctttcttcactgcctgctgtacctgcatgcttcctttcagtgactgatgcactaggacacccagatcgcgttgaacatcccctcttcctaacttgacaccattcagataataatctgcctttctattcttacttccaaagtgaataacctcacacttatctacattaaactgcatctgccatgtatccgcccactcacacaacctgtccaagtcaccctgcagccttattgcatcttcctcacaattcacactaccccccagcttggtatcatctgcaaatttgctaattgtacttttaatcccttcatctaagtcattaatgtatatcgtaaatagctggggtcccagcaccgaaccttgcggtaccccactggtcactgcctgccattccgaaagggacccatttatccccactctttgctttctgtctgtcaaccaattttctatccatgtcagtaccctacccccaataccatgtgctctaattttgcccactaatctcctacgtgggaccttgtcgaaggctttctgaaagtcgaggtacaccacatccaccgactctcccctgtcaattttcgtagttacatcctcaaaaaattccagtagatttgtcaagcatgatttccccttcgtaaatccatgctgactcggaatgatcctgttactgatatccaaatgctcagcaattttgtcttttataattgactccagcatcttccccaccactgatgtcagactaactggtctataattacccattttctctctccctcctttcttaaaaagtgggataacatttgctatcctccaatccacaggaactgatcctgaatctatagaacattgaaaaatgatctccaatgcttccactatttctagagccacctccttaagtaccctgggatgcagaccatcaggtcctggggatttatcagccttcagtcccatcagtctacccaaaaccatttcctgcctaatgtggatttccttcagttcctccatcaccctaggttctccggcccctagaacatttgggagattgtgtgtatcttcctcagtgaagacagatccaaagtaacggtttaactcgtctgccatttctttgttccccataataaattcccctgcttctgtcttcaagggacccacgtttgccttcactatttttttcctcttcacgtacctaaaaaaacttttgctatcctcctttatattattggctagtttaccctcgtacctcatcttttctccccatattgcctttttagttaacttttgttgctctttaaaggagtcccaatcctctgtcttcccactcttctttgctatgttatacttcctctccttaatttttatgctgtccttgacttcccttgtcagccacaggtgtctcttactccccttagagtctttcctcctctttgggataaattgatcctgcaacctctacattattcccaggaatacctgccattgctgttctaccgtcttccctgctagggcatccttccagtcaattttggccagctcccgcctcatgcctctgtaatcccctttgctatactgtaatactgacacttccgattttcccttctgcctttccatctgcagagtaaaacttatcatgttgtgatcactgcctcctaatggctcttttacctctagtccccttatcagatcaggatcattacacaacactaaatccagaattgccttctccctggtaggctccagtacaagctgttctaagaatctatctcgaaggcactctacaaactctctttcctggggtccatttccaacctgattttcccagtctacctgcatgttgaaatctcccataaccaccgtagcatcacatttgtgacacgccaattttatctcctgattcaacttgcctatgggccgaagggcctgtttccacgctgtatctttcaatcaatttcttTGGCCTGTTGTTGGCCTTGTCTGTATTTCAAAGTTgtgtggagaaggcagcagaatggggttgagacggaaagatagatcagccataatcaaagataatagagcatagcaagatagaccactcgaccctaaaaaccatagtatgtcacggcgccattttagtaggcagaatcttgcagaacatttaaaaagaagaataataaaaatctgtgaattgatagatgagatatattctgcatttttatggtatcatcacacatactgttcccccaaaacactgattacactgcgagaagcataacgaacggcgggttttgcttactaaaatggcggatgttacgctcctttgcgcatTACAttacagtataggcgatttcaacggagtggttcatcttgctcctctagtatctttggccataattgtatggcggagtggacttgatgggccgaatggcctaattctgcacctatgacttatgaagaTGTATTTATTCCTGGGCCACTGGTTGTCCTGGGGCTGCACCTCTCTTATACCGGCCACCAGTTGCAGCCCGCGTTCCCTGCCTCCCGCTCACTCGCTGCCCTCTCTCTTTCCCGCAGCCTTCGAAGGGACGGAGATACTGTCGGAGGTGATGTTCAACGACCCGGACTTGCTGCGCGCCAACCTGACCATGGAGGCCGAGACGATGGAGCCCAATGGGCCGGTGGTGAGTGTCCGGGGGCATCGGCTGGCAGAACCACCCAGCGCAgcgcccctcgcccgcccacccacccaccgtgaCTCCACGCCGTACTCCCTCCCGCCACCCCGCCCCTCAGTTTAGGttggttaagagatacagcacggaaacaggctgactggcgatccccgcgcacttacactatcccacgcgcatagggacaatttacattaacaccaagccaattaatctacaaacctgtacgtctttggagtgcgggaggaaaccgaacatctcggcgaaaacccacgccggtcacgggggtaacgtgcaaactccgtagagacggcacccgtggtcaggattgaacccgtgtctctggcgctgtgaggcaacaactcagccgctgcgccaccgtgcccctctCCGACGACCTGCACCCTGTGTGGAACCTGGAGCTCTCCAGCGATGGCTTGCCGTGTCCGATAGCCCCTCGAGGCGGCAGCGGGCACattcattgcccccccccccaacctccccgccTGCAGAGAACCACCCTCTAGGTCTTGGCGAGACAACGTGGTACAGTCCCCGtgtttagttgtttagtttagagatacagtgaggaaaacgggcccttcggaccaccaagtccTCGTCGACCtgtgatcccctcacattaactgtacccgacacgcactagggacgatttacaattacaccaagccaattaacctacaaacctgtacgtctttggagtgcgggaggaaaccaaacatctcggcgaaaacccacgccggtcaacctccgtacagacggcacccgcggtcaggatcgaccctgggtctgtggcgctgtgaggcagcagctctgccgctgcgccatcaCGCCACCCCGTGTGGGCTCCACTAACGGCGGCGGGTCTGTGCCCACAGGTGGACCGGACGTGTTCCCGCTGCGGGCACGAGGGCATGGAGTACCACACCCGGCAGACACGCTCGGCAGACGAGGGGCAGACGGTCTTCTACACGTGTACCAGCTGCAGGTGGGTGCGGTGAGGCTGGGTTCACGGTGGGCACCGTGCCCCCCCTATCCCCAAGTCACCGTCAGTGGGAtggtagtctagagatacagagtggaaacaagcccttcggctcaccgagtccacaccgcccagcgatccccacacattaacactatcctacacacactagggacaatttttacatttacccagtcaattaacctacatacctgtacgtctttggagtgtgggaggaaaccgaagatctcggataaaacccacgcaggtcacgggggaacgtacaaactccgtacagacggcgcccgtagtcaggatcgaaactgagtctccggcgctgcattcactgtaaggcagcaactctaccgctgcgccaccttgttatACATTGTCATGGTGTCACATACCCTGGGAGTCCCCGCCAACATCCCAACAACCATCCTAGTGTCAGTGCTGGTCTCTCCTGCTCTGGGACGCTGGGGTGATTTTGGGTGATGGAGGCACGGCTCGGGCCCGGGTTTCGCTGGTGACATGAGGCCGCGGTGCGGGAGTGTCGGAGaggggtggggtcccgttgtcacTGTCACCCATGCACCACTGCCACCCATCCTTAACTACCCCCCTCTCTTGTTTTCGTTCCCAGGCACCAAGAGAAGGAAGACTCGTGACCGAGGGGCCGAGGGAGGAGAAGGTGTGGGGAGAATTGCTGGGGTTGGGtggtgtatgtgtgagtgagtgttggtgtatgagtgtgtgtgtgtaggtatcTGTCTGTACGCGTGAGTGAATGTGTGTAtcttgagtgtgtgagagtgagtgtgtacgTTTTAGTTTGTGTGTGCAAGTGTCTGTGaacgtgtgagtgagtgtgtacaATGTGTGAGAATGTacgagtgtgtgtgagtgcaagGGTGAGCATGTGAGTACGGGTGTGTGTATAAATAAgtatgtgagagagtgagtgtgaatatgtgcgtgagtgtgagtaactgcatgtgtgtatgtgagtgtgcgttttacgtgagtgtgtgtgtggtgtgagacTCTGTGCTGGGTGTGAACGCTGCCCCGTGGGTCCCCTGGGTCCCCACCCCCAGCAGggggcactctctctctctctctctctcgcttccaCTCCATCTTGTCGCTGCTGTCTGGgattttgaaaataaaaacagcaaatggCCTTCGGCAGAGACACAGAAACAGTCGCATGTTTACCGTTGCAGCTCCGCACCCCTGGGTGCTGCCAGTCTCCAGCTACCACCCCTGGGTGCTGCCAGTCTCCTCCAGCTACCACCCCTGGGTGCTGCCAGTCTCCTCCAGCTACCACCCCTGGGTGTTGCCTGTCTCCAGCTACCACCCCTGGGTGCTGCCAGTCTCCAGCTACCACCcctgggtgctgcctgtctcCAGCTACCACCcctgggtgctgcctgtctcCAGCTACCACCCCTGGGTGGCACCAATCTTCAGTTGGCGCCCATGGGTGGCATTAATCTCCAGTTGGTACCCATGGGTGGCATTTGCCTGGTGTACCCCTGGGTGGCGCCAATCTCCAGTTGGCACCCATGGGTGCCATTAATCTCCAGCAGCACCAATAGGTGGTGGAAATCAGCTGGCATCCAGGGAAGGCACCAATCTCGGCCTGCACCCATGGGTGACACCAATCTGCAGCTGGCACCTGCAGGTTCTGACTTTCTTCCATTGGCAGCAGTGGGTGGTGCCAGTCTCCAGCTGGCATGCAACACTCTGAGGGGAATGGCCTGAAGTTCACAAGCACCGGCCTGAAGTTCACAAGCACTGGCctgaagtttatttgtcacaagtaccaaggtacagtgagattcatttttgtacacagtgcAGAACAAGTATCACTGTCAATGAGCACTTAGATTCACctcagataagcatctcagatacagttcaAGTGtagagcagtagtacactgagagagTGTACAGAGTCCtcagtttggtgccatttacaagtCCCAGTTGTGGTAAGTTCAGGGTTCTTGACCTGTCCATGAAGGTCTGATGTCCCGGtggtgttgcagggtcggcctggccaagcgtagccacGGTGCACAAACTGGTGGTCCCacatttcaagcttctgtacctcctgcccgacggtagcagtgtgagaagagggcatgggcaGAATAATAGAGAGAGCCATTGGAAGAGGTCGTTGAGGCCGGTACCATATCAGCATTTAAAGGCACTTAGAtggacatggacaggaaaggtccaGAGggaactggagagaaggaatgggtgacgttttgggtcgagactgagtcgggagagggaaacgagatatggaagggtaaggtgtgaaaacgacagatcaaagcagacgtggATCAAGGAGCCGGAGACTTGGGGGAATGGCAGAGGGAGCAGCAAAAGAGTGTGTTGCTGAACTctcggagagaggaagagaacttcgtcaaagtagacataccttgcagctcattccataatcccaccaccctttgtgcgaaacagttgcccctcaggttcttattgaatctttccctctcatcttaaatctatgttatCTGCTCCTTGATTCATGTACTCGAGGCAAAAGACCGCATTtatcttatctattcccctcatgattttgtacacctctataagatcgcccctaaACCTCTGGTGCTCTAAGCAATAGGGTccgagcttgcccaacctctccttaaaggttaggccctcgagtcctgccaacatcctcataaaatatCTCTGCACGCTTTCCGGCTTAATGACATTGTAATTTTATTTGGGTAGGTGTCACCTGTCCACAATAATTTGTGAAGATGGAAGTTTGATTGTTCAATCTGCTGGTGACAATTTGCTTCTAATGTGCATTGGAACAAAGGGCTGTGGCTCAGACTAAACCACGCCAAGACTTATTGCAATGATCCTCATGTATCCTGTGCCAAATCATGCGTTTGGAACTTATGAGGGAAGTTGTTGAAGAAGGTTTTCTCGAGAATATAATTATGTACAAAATGCAAGAGCTAACCAGCAGTTAGGAGGCACAAGCATTTACAAATGCTTTCaatgcaagagtcaagagtgtttaatcatCACATGTCCCaggcagaacaattaaattcttacttgcagcagcacaacagaatctgTAAACATACAAatataaggaggaactgcagatgctggtttacaccgaagatagacacataatgctggagtaactcagcgggacaggcagcatctctggatagaggactgggtgacgtttcgggtcgagacccttcttcagactccatcattaatttgttctatatctttctgtatcatcgtctatatctctcgtttccctttcccatgactatcagtcggaagaagggactcgacccgaatcgtctcctattccctttctccagaaatggtgtctgacccgctgagttactccacctttttatgtctacctacggtgggccgaaaggcctgtttccatgctgtatctaagatgatacaaagctgggtggtagtgtgaactgtgaggaagatgttatgaggttgcagggtgacttggataggttgtgtgagtgggcggatgcatggcagatgcagtttaatgtggataagtgtgaggttatccactttgttggtaagaataggaaggcagagtattatctgaatggtgtcaagttaggaaaaggggacgtacaacgagatctgggtgttcttgtgcatcagtcactgaaaggaagcatgcaggtacagcaggcagtaaagaaagccaatggaatgttgcccttcataacaagaggagttgagtataggagcaaagaggtccttctgcagttgtacagggtcctagtgggaccgcacctggagaactgtgtgcagttttggtctccaaatttgaggaaggatattcttgctatttagggcgtgcaccgtaggtttactaggttaattcccggaatggcgggactgtaatatgttgaaagactggagcgactaggcttgtatacactggaatttagaaggatgagaggagatcttatcgaaacatataagattattaaggggttggacacgttagaggcaggaaacatgttcccgatgttgggggagtccagaacaaggggccacagattaagaataaggggtaggccatttagaactgagatgaggaaaaactttttcagtcggagagttgtgaatctgtggaattctctgcctcagaaggcagtggaggccaattctctgaatgcattgaagagagagctagatagagctcttaaggatagtggagtcagggggtacggggagaaagcaggaacggggtactgattgagaatgatcagccatgatcacattgaatggcggtgctggctcgaagggccgaatggcctcctcctgcacctattgtttatctaCACCAAACCATTTCTGTTAATGTGGGACAGGAGTGTTTGCACCTTGGTtccgccactagatggcagcaaagCCACgtggtgcgaccacagaccagctgtaactttgacaattgcagaatcTGATTTGATAAGTGACTTTTGTGACCAGTTAACACACCTgcggcaaaaaaaaacaaatccacGGCTTAAAATGTTGAGGCTTCGAAATGCATCTGTTACATCTTAACATCTTTGGAAGTCTGTCCCAAAATTACTGGACTCCCTGTCAgtccaccctatgcgaccagcagatgctaaggtcagctggcatgattttacaggacccctcactgcgtttgagtggctcacCTCAGGACGCCagcttcgctgcccaggctgaaggacagagaagggcaacctttgaccccaaggctgttcaactcttcaactcccaaccacccctgtccctctGCTCACCCTGctgattctccccccccccccccagcaatagggtctgtaaattgcctttgtaaattgccccacgggcaCAAATGAAGTGTTTTTGAACAAACTTGAACTCTGATCCCTCAGAAGTTTCAGTAAGTTCGGCATGTCTCAAAATTCAAAGAGTTGTAAGTCCGCTGTATCAGAGCGAATGAATTGATGTTGATCGGGCGAAGACTGCATAGGTCTCACTGAGGATGTGTGAATGGGAGCAGGGAATTAAATTGGAAAAATAATTCAAGGGAGAAAAATAACGTTGAATGTTGGAAATGGGAGCTACAATGAGCCTGTCGGTTTTGTTGATGGCCACGTAGAActagaacagtcccttcagcccacatcagATTATGCAATGCCTCTGTCGAATGTGCCTCTACCAACACTCCAGCAgcgtgctccaggcacccaccaccctgtgtaataaAACATCCTTGAAAAcatcaattgaacaactactttggttctgtcttcactagggaagacataaacaatctgccggaaatagcaggggaccgggggtctaacgagatggaggaactgagggtaatccaggttagtcgggaagtggtgttagataaattaaatggattaaaggccgataaatccccagggccagataggctgcatcccagagtgcttaaggaagtagccccagaaatagtggatgcattagtgataatttttcaaaactctttagattctggagtacttcctgaggattggagggtagctaatgtaaccccactttttaaaaagggagggagagagaaaacggggaattatagaccagttagcctaacatcggtagtgggaaaaatgccagtcagttattaaagatataatagcatcacatttggaaagtggtgaaatcatcggacaaagtcagcatggatttaccaaaggcaaatcatgcctgacgaatcttatagaatttttcgaggatgtaactagtagagtggataagggagaaccagtcgatgtgttatatctggactttcagaaggccttcgacaaggtcccacataggagattggtgtacaaacttaaagcacacggtattgggggttcagtgttgaggtggatagagaattggttggcggacaggaagcaaagagtaggaataaacgggtccttttcggaatggcagacagtgactagtgggttaccacaaggctcagtgctgggaccccagttatttacaatatatattagtgatttggacgagggaattgaatgcaacatctctaagtttgcggatgacacgaagttgggtggcagtgttagctgcgaggaggatgctaggaagctgcagagtgacttggatagattaggagagtgggcaaatgcatagcagatgcagtataatgtggataaatgtgaggttatccactttggcggcaagaacaggaaagcagagtattacctgaatggtggccaattaggaaaagaagagatgcaacgtgacctgggtgtcatggtgcaccagtcattgaaagcaaacgtgcaggtgcagcaggcagtgaaaaagcgaatggtatgttagcattcatagcaagaggatttgagtttaggagcagggaggttctgctgcagttgtacagggccttggtgagaccgcacctggagtattgtgtacagttttggtctcctaatctgaggaaagacattctagccttagagggagtacagagaaggttcaccagattgagccctgggatggcaggactttcatatgaagaaagactggatagactaggcttatactggctgga contains:
- the LOC144602711 gene encoding DNA-directed RNA polymerase I subunit RPA12-like; the encoded protein is MAASCFESDPDFCPECGTILPLPGLEQHVACRKCGFQISVHAFEGTEILSEVMFNDPDLLRANLTMEAETMEPNGPVVDRTCSRCGHEGMEYHTRQTRSADEGQTVFYTCTSCRHQEKEDS